A genomic segment from Drosophila miranda strain MSH22 chromosome 3, D.miranda_PacBio2.1, whole genome shotgun sequence encodes:
- the LOC117188402 gene encoding uncharacterized protein LOC117188402, whose translation MDNGASVAAGAEIGHIKAAGDHRCHSTHLPLIVAQTQPAIMKFLIIAVAFLACAFADVSELSGYDYQQPELPAPAPVETYIPPAPPAPAPVESYIPPAPPAPEYIPPAPVQAEQSVIEEIEQPAQDGYRYKTVRRRVFRHRA comes from the exons ATGGATAATGGTGCTTCCGTTGCCGCTGGCGCAGAGATCGGCCATATAAAAGCCGCTGGAGATCATCGATGCCACAGCACACATCTTCCGTTGATCGTCGCACAAACACAGCCAGCAATCATG AAATTCCTGATCATCGCCGTTGCCTTCCTGGCCTGCGCCTTTGCCGATGTCTCGGAGCTGTCCGGATACGACTACCAGCAGCCGGAGCTGCCCGCCCCCGCTCCAGTGGAGACCTACATCCCCCCCGCACCGCCAGCACCGGCGCCCGTTGAGAGCTACATTCCCCCCGCACCGCCAGCACCCGAGTACATCCCACCCGCACCCGTCCAGGCCGAGCAGTCCGTGATCGAGGAGATCGAGCAGCCCGCCCAGGACGGATACCGCTACAAGACCGTGCGCCGTCGCGTCTTCCGCCACCGCGCCTAA
- the LOC108158445 gene encoding leucine-rich repeat extensin-like protein 3: protein MKFLIIAVAFLACAYADVSELGASGYDYPQPAPVKSYVPPPPPPPPPAPKNTYIPPPAAPAKAYIPPPPPPPPPAPKNTYIPPPAAPAPAPVESYIPPAAPAPAYIPPAPIQAEEPIQAYEQPAQDGYRYKTVRRRVFRHRN, encoded by the exons ATG AAATTCCTGATCATTGCCGTTGCCTTTCTGGCCTGCGCCTACGCCGATGTCTCGGAGCTTGGTGCCTCTGGCTACGATTATCCTCAGCCAGCTCCTGTGAAGTCCTACGTCCCTCCtccgccaccaccaccgccgccggcaCCCAAGAACACCTATATTCCACCCCCGGCGGCCCCGGCCAAGGCCTACATCCCAcctccaccaccaccgccgccaccaGCACCCAAGAACACCTACATTCCTCCCCCGGCAGCCCCAGCACCGGCGCCCGTTGAGTCCTACATTCCCCCCGCAGCCCCCGCACCCGCCTACATTCCCCCTGCCCCCATCCAGGCCGAGGAGCCCATCCAGGCGTACGAGCAGCCCGCCCAGGACGGATACCGTTACAAGACCGTGCGCCGTCGCGTCTTCCGTCACCGCAACTAA
- the LOC108158431 gene encoding skin secretory protein xP2: protein MKLLAVVLAVLAVAHADVSHLSGYNYAPVSIPAPAPAPVKVAPAPVPVSTYLPPAPAPAPIQIEVPAPAPAPAPVAPVKVAPAPVNQYIPPAPPAPVQIETPAPAPVPVSVPAPVNQYIPPAPVRAAPAPVAAPAPVLAPQPVLEEIEPIANDGYRYKTVRRRVIRRRY, encoded by the exons ATG AAACTGCTCGCCGTCGTCCTCGCCGTCCTGGCTGTTGCCCATGCCGATGTCTCCCATCTGTCCGGCTACAACTACGCCCCCGTGAGCATCCCAGCTCCGGCCCCGGCCCCAGTTAAGGTTGCACCCGCCCCGGTGCCCGTGAGCACCTACCTGCCCCCCGCACCGGCACCAGCCCCCATCCAGATTGAGGTgcctgccccagccccagcaccCGCACCAGTGGCACCCGTGAAGGTTGCCCCCGCACCAGTCAACCAGTACATCCCCCCCGCACCACCAGCACCCGTCCAGATCGAGACTCCCGCCCCGGCGCCAGTTCCCGTGTCCGTGCCCGCTCCCGTCAACCAGTACATCCCCCCTGCACCCGTCAGGGCTGCCCCCGCTCCCGTTGCCGCTCCAGCCCCAGTCCTGGCTCCCCAGCCCGTTCTCGAGGAGATCGAGCCCATTGCCAACGATGGCTACCGCTACAAGACAGTCCGTCGTCGTGTGATCCGTCGTCGTTACTAG
- the LOC117188485 gene encoding palmitoyltransferase ZDHHC20, which yields MISNRSQSIPIDTVPVVAQLAIECLTEDRGDDRRQRRTCCGCLESIFNWIPVFFIVCLIVYSYYVYVWHLCVQNMKQHSAIVLGVFLFWYHLLLLMFLWSYWSSMWAKVMPIPAEWSIPDADWTRLSRANGLEERRHILSHVALRLPITMCDQNGVVRYCGHCRIIKPDRAHHCRTCQRCILKMDHHCPWVNNCVHFHNYKFFLLFLIYASLYCLYALVTLLLELHHAWDFDFDNLDLNSLQTMIPIVLGMIFTGVTVIMLGLHIYLLLLNRTTMESAHAPMFCIGGRTRKAFNLGCCANLCEVFGDRWYLWPLPVYSSRGDGLTFPTREGSVSSARSSDF from the coding sequence ATGATCAGCAATCGCTCCCAATCCATTCCGATTGACACAGTGCCAGTAGTAGCCCAGTTGGCTATAGAATGTTTGACAGAGGACAGAGGAGATGACCGTCGCCAGAGGAGGACCTGCTGCGGCTGTTTGGAGTCAATATTCAACTGGATTCCGGTGTTCTTCATAGTCTGCCTCATAGTCTATTCGTACTACGTATATGTGTGGCACTTGTGTGTGCAGAACATGAAGCAGCACTCGGCTATCGTCTTGGGTGTGTTCCTCTTCTGGTAtcacctgctgctgctgatgttcctcTGGAGCTACTGGAGCAGCATGTGGGCGAAGGTCATGCCAATTCCGGCTGAGTGGAGCATACCCGACGCGGACTGGACGCGTCTGAGCAGAGCCAACGGCCTTGAGGAGAGGAGGCACATTCTGAGCCACGTAGCTCTCAGATTGCCCATCACGATGTGCGATCAGAACGGTGTCGTGCGATACTGTGGCCACTGCCGCATCATCAAGCCGGATCGGGCCCACCACTGCCGGACCTGTCAGCGCTGCATCCTCAAGATGGACCACCACTGTCCCTGGGTGAACAACTGTGTGCACTTCCACAACTACAAGTTCTTCCTGCTGTTCCTGATCTACGCCTCGCTCTACTGCCTGTACGCCCTAGTGACCCTGCTGCTCGAGCTCCACCATGCCTGGGATTTTGACTTTGACAACTTGGACCTGAACTCGCTGCAGACCATGATCCCAATCGTCCTTGGCATGATTTTCACCGGCGTCACTGTGATTATGCTGGGCCTCCACATCTACCTTTTGCTCTTGAACCGCACCACCATGGAGTCGGCTCATGCTCCTATGTTCTGCATTGGTGGCCGCACCAGGAAAGCCTTCAACCTGGGCTGCTGCGCCAACCTGTGCGAGGTGTTCGGCGATAGATGGTACCTATGGCCACTGCCCGTCTACAGCAGCCGCGGCGACGGCCTCACCTTTCCCACACGGGAAGGCTCCGTTAGTTCTGCCCGTTCTTCTGATTTCTAA